One genomic region from Rothia dentocariosa ATCC 17931 encodes:
- a CDS encoding DUF6318 family protein → MMGRLSRRLMFTGGWGVVAGSVLSACAVSRPAPSRTEGFSSSPSSTEEPFWNSKDYSGVVKFGDYQTVGKFEAGTVEHPAVSTPIPRPHQTFQDYYVSNIYSAVGLWVSALNYLLLTGEVEPLKVIDPELKTARPDIVKLYEDETGWVMSQDKSPLKGELLEPHPAETLEDSKVFTWSARLNVDADALVFYADTKESRPLADVLRLQSGEVQLQIAYVEGKWRSDTAYHSIYTVS, encoded by the coding sequence ATGATGGGCAGATTATCTCGCCGATTAATGTTTACTGGTGGTTGGGGTGTTGTTGCTGGCTCGGTGTTGAGTGCATGTGCTGTTTCTAGGCCAGCTCCTTCTAGAACTGAGGGTTTTTCGTCTTCTCCTTCGTCTACGGAGGAGCCATTTTGGAATAGTAAAGACTACTCTGGAGTAGTGAAGTTTGGTGATTATCAAACTGTGGGAAAGTTCGAAGCAGGAACTGTAGAGCATCCTGCCGTCAGTACACCTATACCGCGCCCTCATCAAACTTTTCAGGACTATTATGTATCAAATATTTACAGTGCAGTTGGTCTCTGGGTTTCTGCTCTGAATTATCTGTTGCTTACGGGGGAGGTAGAGCCTTTGAAGGTTATTGATCCTGAGTTGAAGACGGCTCGTCCTGATATTGTGAAGCTGTATGAGGATGAGACTGGGTGGGTGATGAGTCAGGATAAGTCACCGTTAAAAGGTGAGTTGTTGGAACCGCATCCTGCAGAAACGTTGGAGGATTCGAAGGTGTTTACGTGGTCTGCTCGTTTAAATGTAGATGCTGATGCCCTGGTGTTTTATGCGGACACGAAGGAGAGTCGTCCTTTAGCTGATGTTCTAAGGTTACAATCGGGTGAGGTGCAGTTGCAGATTGCGTATGTGGAGGGTAAGTGGCGGTCAGATACTGCATATCACAGCATTTATACCGTGTCCTAA
- a CDS encoding DUF6318 family protein: MMGRLSRRLIFTGGLGVVAGSVLSSCAVSRSAPSRTEVFSSSPSSTEEPFWDEEDQSGVTKYWEFQAVGKFIPGTREHRAWGVPIPRPYQSSNEYIVSNVWSALGFWVSALNYLLLTGETEPLKIIDPELKTARPDIVKLYEDETGWVISQHLSPMESPIKLELLDPKPVETPEGSKNYMWRARLSIDASASVFYADTKETRPLADVLGLQPGEVQLQIAYVEGKWRSETAYDVVYQIS, translated from the coding sequence ATGATGGGCAGATTATCTCGCCGATTAATATTTACTGGTGGTTTGGGTGTTGTTGCTGGCTCGGTGTTGAGTTCATGCGCTGTTTCTAGGTCAGCTCCTTCTAGAACTGAGGTTTTTTCATCTTCTCCTTCGTCTACGGAGGAGCCATTTTGGGATGAGGAAGACCAATCAGGCGTTACAAAGTATTGGGAGTTTCAGGCGGTTGGTAAGTTTATTCCTGGGACTCGGGAGCATCGTGCGTGGGGTGTTCCAATTCCTCGCCCGTATCAGTCAAGTAACGAATATATCGTTTCTAATGTCTGGAGTGCTTTAGGTTTTTGGGTGTCTGCCCTGAATTATTTGTTGCTTACGGGAGAGACAGAGCCTTTGAAGATTATTGATCCTGAGTTGAAGACGGCTCGTCCTGATATTGTGAAGCTGTATGAGGACGAGACTGGATGGGTGATCAGTCAGCATTTATCGCCTATGGAGTCGCCGATAAAGTTAGAGTTGCTGGATCCCAAACCTGTTGAAACTCCTGAGGGATCTAAGAACTATATGTGGCGTGCTCGGTTGAGTATAGACGCCAGTGCTTCGGTGTTTTATGCGGACACGAAGGAGACTCGTCCTTTGGCTGATGTTCTAGGGTTACAGCCGGGTGAGGTGCAGTTGCAGATTGCGTATGTGGAGGGTAAGTGGAGGTCTGAGACTGCTTATGATGTTGTTTATCAGATTTCGTGA
- a CDS encoding molybdopterin-dependent oxidoreductase: MHQTLMMSAGGVALDFPAWLRITHFINFLMIGLLIRSGWEVIASHPRFYWNNHCTPGSEWLKFTKDKVSTVPGEYTARDDQRSLSPLISLPGKAQIGLGRAWHALTTVIWIANGLVYVSLLFITGQWRRIVPTSWDIFPEAWQSIQIYAGFQIPSIEHFQPYDALQKLMYFTVVFIVAPLMIATGPIMSPAFCGRFPRYVRLFRNRQTARSIHFLGMAFYCVFTIMHVALVLIVHPQYNIAHMMLNKNYNEIDAAQFAQAVTMLIVGVVVVLAVWIGASYWSHRDLRFAQTFVWGLTQPVRNLFLDRISSRQVKKQTFTDADISPFHWVNTRPPTERESTEWNRLREQDFVDYRLELGGLVKEPKSLSIDDLKSLGKEVNITMHTCMQGWTGIAKWEGVRLRDVLALVEKDDNARYVMVTSFGHVGHTYDGRPTEPYYECLDISMAMEDETILAWGMNDKPLPDVYGGPLRLRADSMHGYKMVKWVQKIEWISDYRDVGDGQGGSREDSGLQHFDARA; the protein is encoded by the coding sequence ATGCACCAAACACTCATGATGAGTGCCGGTGGTGTAGCACTAGACTTTCCTGCCTGGCTGCGCATCACCCACTTCATTAACTTTCTGATGATTGGACTTCTCATCCGATCCGGTTGGGAAGTTATTGCCTCACATCCGCGTTTTTACTGGAACAACCACTGCACCCCCGGGTCTGAGTGGCTCAAGTTCACGAAGGATAAGGTTTCAACCGTTCCTGGCGAATACACCGCCCGCGACGATCAACGAAGCCTCTCCCCTCTGATTTCGCTCCCCGGTAAGGCTCAGATTGGCTTGGGACGTGCTTGGCACGCTCTCACTACCGTCATCTGGATTGCTAATGGTCTGGTTTATGTGAGCCTACTCTTTATTACGGGTCAGTGGCGCCGTATTGTTCCTACCTCCTGGGATATTTTCCCCGAGGCATGGCAGTCCATCCAGATTTACGCGGGTTTCCAAATCCCCTCTATTGAGCATTTCCAACCCTACGATGCGCTTCAGAAGCTCATGTACTTCACCGTGGTTTTCATCGTGGCACCACTGATGATTGCCACCGGTCCTATCATGAGCCCCGCATTCTGCGGTCGCTTCCCACGCTACGTGCGGTTGTTCCGTAACCGCCAGACCGCCCGCTCAATTCACTTCTTGGGCATGGCGTTCTACTGCGTCTTCACCATCATGCACGTGGCGCTGGTACTCATCGTTCACCCGCAGTACAACATTGCGCACATGATGCTCAATAAGAACTACAACGAGATTGATGCGGCACAGTTCGCCCAGGCAGTGACCATGCTGATCGTTGGTGTCGTCGTAGTTCTCGCGGTCTGGATCGGTGCTTCCTACTGGTCGCATCGAGACCTGCGCTTCGCTCAGACCTTCGTTTGGGGTCTGACCCAGCCGGTTCGCAACCTGTTCCTGGATCGCATCTCCTCACGCCAGGTCAAGAAGCAGACCTTCACGGACGCCGACATTTCGCCGTTCCACTGGGTTAACACACGCCCGCCTACAGAGCGTGAAAGCACCGAATGGAACCGACTGCGCGAACAGGACTTCGTAGATTATCGCCTGGAGCTGGGCGGTTTGGTGAAAGAACCGAAGTCGCTAAGCATCGACGATTTGAAGTCCTTGGGCAAGGAAGTCAATATTACGATGCACACCTGCATGCAGGGGTGGACGGGCATCGCCAAATGGGAAGGCGTTCGCCTGCGTGATGTACTCGCCCTTGTCGAAAAGGACGATAACGCACGGTACGTTATGGTGACTTCCTTCGGACACGTGGGTCACACCTACGATGGTCGCCCCACCGAACCCTACTACGAATGCTTGGATATCTCCATGGCAATGGAGGACGAAACCATTCTGGCTTGGGGTATGAACGATAAGCCCCTACCGGATGTTTACGGTGGTCCCCTACGCTTGCGTGCAGATTCCATGCACGGCTACAAGATGGTCAAGTGGGTTCAGAAAATTGAATGGATCAGCGATTACCGCGATGTTGGCGACGGTCAAGGCGGTAGCCGCGAAGATTCCGGTCTGCAGCACTTCGACGCTCGCGCGTAA
- a CDS encoding DUF6318 family protein, whose amino-acid sequence MENNKNNLSRRFLCLYGFGASLGLLVTSCASVSTPRETYLTSSSPSSSGVLGSFWDNRNYQGKLEYWEFQAVGKFIPGTREHRAWGVPNPRPYQSSNEYIVSNVWSALGFWVSALNYLLLTGETEPLKIIDPELKTARPDIVKLYEDETGWVMSQDKSPLKGELLEPHPAETLEDSKVFTWSARLNVDADALVFYADTKESRPLADVLRLQSGEIQLQVAYVEGKWRSETAYDVVYQVS is encoded by the coding sequence ATGGAAAATAATAAAAATAATCTCTCTCGTCGGTTCTTGTGTCTGTATGGATTTGGAGCCTCTCTGGGTTTGCTTGTTACTTCTTGCGCTTCGGTATCTACGCCAAGAGAAACATATTTAACTTCATCCTCTCCAAGTTCATCGGGAGTTTTAGGATCCTTTTGGGATAATAGGAACTATCAAGGGAAGTTAGAGTATTGGGAGTTTCAGGCGGTTGGTAAGTTTATTCCTGGGACTCGGGAGCATCGTGCGTGGGGTGTTCCAAATCCTCGCCCTTATCAGTCAAGTAACGAATATATCGTTTCTAATGTCTGGAGTGCTTTAGGTTTTTGGGTGTCTGCTCTGAATTATTTGTTGCTTACGGGGGAGACAGAGCCTTTGAAGATTATTGATCCTGAGTTGAAGACGGCTCGTCCTGATATTGTGAAGCTGTATGAGGATGAGACTGGGTGGGTGATGAGTCAGGATAAGTCACCGTTAAAAGGTGAGTTGTTGGAACCGCATCCTGCAGAAACGTTGGAGGATTCGAAGGTGTTTACGTGGTCTGCTCGTTTAAATGTAGATGCTGATGCCCTGGTGTTTTATGCGGACACGAAGGAGAGTCGTCCTTTAGCTGATGTTCTAAGGTTACAATCGGGTGAGATTCAGCTCCAGGTTGCGTATGTGGAGGGTAAGTGGAGGTCTGAGACTGCTTATGATGTTGTTTATCAGGTCTCGTGA
- a CDS encoding DUF6318 family protein, with protein MNPTHLPTRRTFLTLGLGIGTLALGACAPTTRSAPKARATYPKPTQSFDIGSKYDYDGPVRLDTYEKHGKFIPATTEHPAQNVPKPLMPDYINEYSNNGFYASIAYWVEAVNYAYLTGDLKPLSQITDARLTLNSEIIKLYEEKTGWVIGPQHPCSVEFETAGSNNNLNDPSIREWQSIIRISPETKVYNSTTGTTTPFLEFSDQKAEKKSAIGLRYSNNEWYFVNDDGSNIEKKKL; from the coding sequence ATGAACCCCACACACCTGCCCACACGCCGTACTTTCCTTACTCTTGGGCTCGGCATAGGAACGCTCGCACTTGGCGCATGCGCGCCCACTACACGAAGCGCTCCTAAAGCAAGAGCCACATACCCTAAGCCGACGCAATCTTTCGATATTGGCAGTAAATATGACTACGATGGACCCGTTCGTCTTGATACCTACGAAAAACACGGTAAATTCATTCCAGCAACCACCGAACATCCGGCGCAAAACGTCCCTAAACCCCTCATGCCCGACTACATCAACGAATACAGCAACAATGGATTTTACGCTTCTATAGCTTATTGGGTAGAAGCAGTTAACTACGCGTACCTGACTGGAGATCTTAAACCTCTTAGCCAAATCACTGATGCTCGACTCACTCTTAATTCTGAAATTATCAAACTCTATGAAGAAAAAACCGGATGGGTTATAGGACCACAGCATCCCTGCAGCGTCGAATTTGAAACAGCGGGATCAAATAATAATCTAAATGATCCCTCGATCCGAGAATGGCAAAGTATTATACGAATATCTCCAGAAACCAAAGTTTATAACTCTACCACTGGAACAACTACACCATTTCTAGAATTTTCAGATCAAAAAGCTGAGAAGAAATCCGCAATCGGCTTACGTTATTCAAATAATGAATGGTATTTCGTCAATGACGACGGTTCTAATATCGAGAAGAAAAAACTCTAA
- a CDS encoding cation:proton antiporter, which produces MNVLDVSQLAQPLAAAHTHILAAGPHEASGVEGTAQYVSIFWVTLAALLSPIMSRLTGKRIPDVVFLLICGVLIGPNALGLASGSDGGIPLLKELGLGMLFLIAGFEINVDSLRNRQGKSAIATWFVCFALGVLGAALITGFAKGFNTYIAVGIALSSTALGTLLPMLKSHGAAGTRVGNAVLVHGAVGELFPIFAMSLLLSSYSPGLAILILLGFMAIAVVTAIIPHRLLQKVPGLRQIMAVETNTTSQLVLRLAMFLLATLIMFTALFGLDAVLGAFAAGIIMRSLTPVGALHMITARLETVGFTFMIPLFFVVSGMGINPSVVASSPLLLAMVVIGILLVRGVPVFIAERFTNTGSGLQSMSEKVELALYSAAGLPIIVAVTSIATSSGLLESSTASLLVAGGALTVLLFPLWAAAIKRAFRSQTAENESGVSKRAQIDALKAHRNATVKLTTGMIPAVKPTKETHSPLRGNDSSGSSKTQKPPEN; this is translated from the coding sequence ATGAACGTTCTGGATGTTTCTCAGCTTGCCCAGCCCCTCGCCGCCGCGCACACGCATATTCTTGCTGCGGGTCCGCACGAGGCGTCCGGGGTTGAGGGTACCGCGCAGTATGTCTCGATTTTTTGGGTGACCTTAGCGGCGCTGCTTTCGCCCATCATGTCGCGGCTAACGGGCAAGCGCATCCCTGATGTGGTGTTCCTGCTGATCTGCGGTGTGCTCATTGGCCCGAACGCGCTGGGGCTGGCATCCGGCAGCGACGGCGGCATTCCGCTGCTGAAAGAGCTGGGTTTAGGCATGCTCTTTCTGATTGCCGGGTTTGAGATTAACGTCGATTCGCTGCGTAACCGCCAGGGTAAAAGCGCGATCGCAACCTGGTTCGTTTGCTTTGCACTGGGCGTGCTGGGGGCGGCGCTCATCACCGGTTTCGCCAAGGGTTTTAACACCTATATTGCGGTGGGTATTGCGCTGAGTTCCACGGCTCTGGGCACGCTGCTGCCCATGCTCAAATCCCATGGTGCAGCGGGTACTCGGGTGGGTAATGCGGTGCTGGTGCATGGTGCCGTTGGCGAGCTTTTCCCGATTTTTGCGATGTCGCTGCTGCTCTCCTCGTACTCGCCGGGTTTGGCGATTCTGATTCTGCTGGGGTTCATGGCGATTGCTGTGGTGACGGCGATTATTCCGCATCGTCTTCTGCAGAAAGTGCCCGGCCTGCGCCAGATTATGGCGGTAGAAACTAACACAACCAGTCAGCTCGTGCTGCGTCTTGCTATGTTTCTGCTGGCTACCCTCATCATGTTTACGGCGCTTTTCGGGCTGGATGCGGTGCTCGGCGCCTTCGCTGCAGGTATTATTATGCGTTCGCTCACCCCGGTGGGCGCACTTCACATGATCACGGCACGGTTAGAGACGGTCGGGTTTACGTTCATGATTCCGCTGTTTTTCGTGGTCAGCGGTATGGGGATTAACCCCTCTGTGGTGGCGTCTTCGCCTCTGCTGCTGGCGATGGTGGTTATCGGTATTCTGCTGGTGCGCGGGGTGCCGGTGTTTATTGCGGAGCGGTTCACGAACACGGGTTCGGGACTGCAGTCAATGAGCGAGAAGGTTGAGTTGGCGCTGTATTCAGCGGCGGGTCTGCCTATTATTGTGGCGGTCACGAGTATCGCCACGAGCTCGGGACTGCTGGAGAGCTCTACCGCATCGCTTCTGGTGGCAGGTGGTGCCCTCACGGTTCTGCTGTTCCCGCTGTGGGCTGCAGCCATTAAGCGGGCTTTTAGGTCACAGACGGCTGAGAATGAGTCCGGCGTTTCTAAACGTGCCCAGATTGATGCGTTGAAGGCGCACCGCAACGCGACGGTGAAGCTCACGACCGGTATGATTCCGGCTGTGAAACCGACGAAAGAAACGCACAGTCCTCTGCGGGGCAATGACTCTTCGGGGTCCTCCAAAACCCAGAAACCGCCGGAGAACTAG
- a CDS encoding DUF6318 family protein has translation MNSTHLPTRRTILALGLSISGTFTLSSCARPEGRTSQYEYSEVYPTPSQTFEQNRGADYSGTIQLGTYEKHGKYVPGTQEHKAQNVPKPLQPHYINEYSSDGMYAFLAYWVESVNYAYLTGDIKPLSQVTDATATIPSAVLDLYQKNTGWVIGPQHIFTIELSTPGSHDVTLKSPDRIWQSVINISSEAQVYDSTNNSTQSFLKVIDRVEKEEVNARLRYLDGHWNLVKEDGSINQRKPL, from the coding sequence ATGAATTCCACACACCTGCCCACGCGCAGAACCATTCTCGCCCTCGGACTCAGTATTTCTGGGACGTTCACGTTAAGTTCGTGTGCCCGGCCAGAAGGTAGGACTTCTCAGTACGAGTATAGTGAGGTATATCCGACCCCTTCACAGACCTTTGAACAAAACCGTGGAGCAGACTACAGCGGCACCATACAGCTAGGAACATATGAAAAGCACGGGAAATACGTTCCTGGAACCCAAGAACACAAGGCGCAAAACGTTCCTAAACCTCTCCAACCCCATTACATCAATGAATACAGCAGCGACGGAATGTATGCTTTCCTCGCCTATTGGGTTGAGTCCGTCAACTATGCATATCTTACTGGTGATATTAAACCACTAAGCCAAGTCACCGATGCAACCGCGACTATTCCTTCAGCGGTTCTTGATCTATATCAGAAAAATACAGGATGGGTTATAGGACCACAACATATTTTTACCATCGAACTTTCAACACCAGGATCGCATGACGTTACCCTAAAATCACCCGACCGTATATGGCAAAGTGTTATCAATATTTCCTCAGAGGCTCAAGTATACGACTCCACCAATAATTCCACGCAGTCTTTCCTGAAAGTTATTGACAGGGTAGAGAAGGAGGAAGTTAACGCCAGACTCAGGTATCTTGATGGTCACTGGAACCTCGTTAAAGAAGACGGGTCAATCAACCAGAGAAAACCACTTTAA
- a CDS encoding DUF6493 family protein — protein sequence MSNDMDLRTSYKKFIQDLPQLLADKGPEQVYALYKAENYGSLRAGGFREEIERLASPAPHWCDQGFFRLAELYDGLQLNHDDGYFLALMNLNVSLRQSLLRHDRQFRDELLWHLFTVEGTPERSFATVDKNTFRNTWQRELLDASAEGLIPREYLLDACLASLARDFATYRAGWFSRMYAALKPTAAESAQRQDTLVNLLGSPVGTTVTLAVKQLSAVHRAGLLDADWFVRGCAPALLTSKANALAILKLLASLRGTVGDTPVAETSVVGLNHAHPQVQVAAAKLLHQAKATETLHQHVQNLSPVARQELEDAELLKRTEEGTAQHTALKAPAQTEQTAGDTDHDAPPPDYVRSGKSTGKVPNILESIRVSWDYRESEAKRPNGKPENVWWSPTVHLPAAEPHHMPDEKHLLTLHYATTSCEELARLCPSSTVPVAVGLLERWVFLDEEDGHHYMHDMVQTLRNHPGQWNFITSQALAVLATSKHHIDRAGAAELLAENLGGRLSYEDATTGFSQAAPALMFTRWAHTFEDMAAIDPRITLRFLGGLLPHCERTQHGMGKLLGVYAQEYVRAHGAKRSVNDSPQLSPEMTAWLGGFKGSSQAAKHARAILKTLT from the coding sequence ATGAGTAATGATATGGATCTTCGCACCTCCTATAAAAAATTCATCCAGGACTTACCCCAGCTTCTCGCGGACAAAGGCCCTGAACAGGTATATGCCCTGTACAAAGCCGAGAATTATGGCAGCCTGCGCGCGGGCGGGTTCCGCGAGGAAATCGAACGACTGGCCAGTCCCGCACCTCACTGGTGCGATCAGGGGTTCTTTCGGTTAGCCGAGCTCTACGATGGGCTGCAGCTGAACCATGACGACGGCTATTTTCTGGCGCTTATGAACTTGAACGTTTCGCTTCGGCAGAGTCTGCTGCGCCACGACCGGCAATTTCGTGACGAGCTGCTGTGGCACCTGTTCACCGTCGAGGGAACCCCCGAAAGATCGTTCGCGACGGTAGATAAAAATACGTTCAGAAACACCTGGCAGAGAGAACTGCTTGATGCTTCCGCCGAGGGGCTGATTCCCCGGGAATATCTGCTGGATGCGTGCCTGGCATCGTTAGCGCGGGACTTCGCGACCTACCGCGCCGGGTGGTTCTCCCGCATGTATGCCGCGCTCAAACCCACCGCCGCAGAATCCGCTCAACGGCAGGATACGCTCGTAAACCTGCTGGGGTCGCCGGTGGGCACGACCGTCACCCTAGCGGTCAAACAGCTTTCGGCGGTGCATCGGGCGGGTCTTCTTGACGCCGACTGGTTCGTTCGCGGATGCGCCCCCGCGCTGCTGACGAGCAAGGCGAATGCGCTGGCGATCCTCAAACTCTTGGCTTCTTTGCGCGGTACAGTCGGTGATACGCCGGTTGCCGAAACATCTGTTGTGGGGCTGAACCACGCGCATCCACAGGTGCAGGTGGCAGCCGCAAAATTGCTGCATCAAGCCAAAGCGACTGAAACGCTGCATCAGCATGTGCAGAACCTCAGCCCTGTTGCACGGCAGGAATTAGAGGATGCCGAACTCCTGAAACGTACAGAAGAGGGAACCGCGCAGCATACAGCCTTGAAAGCCCCAGCGCAGACCGAGCAAACCGCCGGGGATACGGACCACGATGCCCCGCCTCCTGATTACGTGCGTTCCGGGAAAAGTACGGGGAAAGTCCCCAATATTCTTGAGAGCATTCGAGTGAGTTGGGATTATCGTGAAAGCGAGGCGAAACGCCCCAACGGCAAACCCGAAAACGTGTGGTGGAGCCCCACCGTGCACCTGCCTGCCGCAGAACCACACCACATGCCAGACGAAAAACATCTACTCACCCTGCACTATGCAACAACGAGTTGCGAAGAACTGGCGCGCCTCTGCCCTTCCTCCACAGTGCCCGTGGCGGTAGGGCTGTTGGAACGATGGGTCTTTCTCGACGAAGAAGACGGGCACCACTATATGCATGATATGGTCCAGACTCTCAGGAATCATCCGGGGCAGTGGAACTTCATCACTTCGCAGGCGCTCGCTGTGCTGGCCACTTCAAAGCATCATATAGACCGTGCGGGAGCCGCCGAGCTGTTGGCGGAGAACCTTGGTGGTCGGCTCTCCTACGAAGACGCCACTACAGGGTTCTCGCAGGCTGCCCCGGCGCTGATGTTCACCCGGTGGGCGCATACCTTTGAAGATATGGCGGCCATAGACCCGCGCATCACCCTGCGTTTCTTAGGGGGTCTGCTGCCGCATTGTGAGCGCACCCAGCACGGGATGGGGAAGCTTCTGGGCGTATATGCACAGGAATACGTGCGTGCTCACGGCGCGAAGCGTAGCGTGAATGATTCCCCGCAGCTAAGCCCCGAGATGACCGCGTGGTTAGGCGGTTTTAAAGGGTCCTCGCAGGCGGCAAAACACGCACGGGCTATCCTCAAAACCCTCACCTAA
- a CDS encoding DUF6318 family protein has translation MSSVHLPTRRTILTLGLTATTITLSGCAPSTRSQEKPSPSYPSPTQSFVREPEYGYGYDGIIRLDNYEKSGKYTPATHDHKALNVPKPLKPEYINEYSHDGICAFLAYWIESTNYAYLTGDLKPLSQITDPYKIIHPEILKMYEDNTGWVIGPQHIYTLELVTPASGNDFKDSTIYEWQSVLRVSPEATVYVTANKSEKLFTDFIGAREKADISSDVRYTDGEWHLVNDDGSNSYKKPL, from the coding sequence ATGAGTTCTGTACACCTGCCCACGCGCAGAACCATTCTCACCCTCGGACTCACCGCCACAACCATTACACTCAGCGGATGCGCACCATCAACACGCAGCCAAGAAAAACCAAGCCCCTCATACCCCTCGCCAACACAATCATTTGTCCGCGAGCCCGAATATGGGTACGGCTACGATGGAATTATTCGGCTTGATAATTATGAAAAATCTGGAAAATACACCCCAGCGACTCACGACCATAAAGCACTAAACGTTCCCAAACCCCTAAAACCCGAGTACATTAATGAGTACAGCCATGATGGTATCTGTGCTTTCCTAGCATATTGGATAGAATCAACCAACTACGCCTATCTCACCGGAGACCTTAAACCTCTAAGCCAGATAACAGATCCGTATAAAATTATCCATCCTGAAATCCTCAAAATGTATGAGGATAACACAGGATGGGTTATTGGGCCACAACATATTTATACTCTTGAACTGGTTACACCAGCTTCAGGAAACGATTTCAAAGATTCCACAATCTATGAATGGCAAAGTGTGCTACGAGTTTCACCAGAAGCTACGGTCTACGTAACCGCCAATAAATCAGAGAAATTATTTACAGATTTTATTGGTGCCCGCGAAAAAGCTGATATAAGTAGCGATGTACGTTATACAGACGGAGAATGGCATCTTGTGAATGATGATGGTTCTAACTCTTATAAGAAACCACTCTAA